The proteins below come from a single Methanothrix thermoacetophila PT genomic window:
- a CDS encoding 30S ribosomal protein S5, with the protein MIKGYEEEEWIPKTRLGRLVYEGQVTTFEEAVRSGLPIKEHQIIDLLLPGLEDEVLDITMVQRMTDSGRRVKFRTTVIVGNRDGYIGIGHGKDVQVGGAIKKGIENAKLNVVRINRGCGSWECGCGQAHTVPYKVSGSSGSVRIYLMPAPRGLGLAAGDVAKKVMEMAGIKDVWTRTEGSTRTTLNFAKATYNALLNTITVRS; encoded by the coding sequence GTGATCAAGGGTTATGAAGAAGAGGAATGGATACCGAAGACCAGGCTCGGCAGACTTGTCTATGAGGGGCAGGTCACGACGTTCGAGGAGGCGGTCAGGTCAGGTCTTCCCATCAAAGAGCACCAGATTATAGATCTTCTGCTCCCTGGCCTCGAAGATGAGGTCCTGGATATAACCATGGTGCAGAGGATGACCGACTCCGGGCGAAGGGTGAAGTTCAGGACCACGGTCATAGTAGGGAACAGAGATGGATACATCGGCATAGGCCACGGCAAGGACGTCCAGGTCGGCGGAGCCATAAAGAAGGGCATAGAGAACGCAAAGCTCAATGTGGTCAGGATCAACAGGGGCTGCGGAAGCTGGGAGTGCGGCTGCGGCCAGGCGCACACTGTACCATACAAGGTATCTGGAAGCTCTGGCAGCGTCAGGATATACCTCATGCCCGCGCCCAGGGGTCTCGGACTGGCTGCAGGAGATGTGGCCAAGAAGGTCATGGAGATGGCCGGCATAAAGGATGTCTGGACCAGGACAGAGGGTTCGACGAGAACGACCCTGAACTTCGCCAAGGCGACCTACAATGCGCTCCTTAACACCATAACTGTGAGGTCTTGA
- a CDS encoding 50S ribosomal protein L30 encodes MYAIIRLRGEVNTKPAIRDTLSMLRLHRVNHCVFVREDEHYRGMIQVVKDYVAWGKADADLLTMILEKRGRLSGNRRLTDEVVREISPYKSIRELAEAVCAGAASLKDFGIKPVFRLHPPRKGHRGIKKTVKEGGELGYHESIAELIKKMR; translated from the coding sequence ATGTATGCGATAATCAGGCTCAGGGGAGAGGTCAACACGAAGCCTGCAATCAGGGATACCCTGAGCATGCTGCGTCTCCATAGAGTAAATCACTGCGTATTCGTGAGAGAGGATGAACACTACCGCGGGATGATCCAGGTGGTCAAGGACTACGTCGCCTGGGGAAAAGCAGATGCTGATCTGCTCACCATGATCCTCGAAAAACGTGGCAGACTCAGCGGGAACAGGCGTCTCACTGACGAGGTTGTGCGCGAGATCTCTCCATACAAGAGCATACGCGAGCTTGCAGAGGCTGTATGCGCAGGGGCTGCAAGCCTGAAGGACTTCGGCATAAAGCCTGTGTTCAGGCTCCACCCTCCGAGGAAGGGTCACCGCGGGATTAAAAAGACCGTCAAGGAAGGTGGGGAGCTTGGGTATCACGAATCGATTGCCGAGCTCATAAAGAAGATGAGGTGA
- a CDS encoding uL15m family ribosomal protein, producing the protein MVREHTKKKRGHRTYHGKHKNQRGGGSRGGRGNAGTCKHHWVRSIIRGEPMGKHGFVRPNSFDIETINVGVLNEMVGPEGRIELHGVKVLGKGKVTRRLTVAAAAFSSSARSKIEAAGGEAVIV; encoded by the coding sequence ATGGTCAGGGAGCATACGAAGAAGAAGCGCGGTCACAGGACATATCATGGAAAGCACAAGAACCAGAGAGGTGGAGGCTCAAGAGGTGGGCGTGGCAACGCTGGCACATGCAAGCACCACTGGGTTCGCTCGATAATACGAGGAGAGCCCATGGGCAAGCACGGGTTCGTGCGGCCAAACTCCTTCGACATTGAGACTATCAATGTTGGCGTTCTGAACGAGATGGTTGGGCCGGAGGGCAGAATAGAGCTGCACGGTGTGAAGGTTCTGGGAAAGGGAAAGGTCACAAGAAGGCTTACAGTCGCCGCAGCTGCCTTCTCCAGCTCAGCTAGGAGCAAGATCGAAGCTGCTGGCGGTGAAGCCGTGATAGTATGA
- a CDS encoding 50S ribosomal protein L18 gives MATGPRYRVPFRRRREGRTNYHVRYRLILSRKPRVVVRKGNANITIQLIIAELKGDRTLLTVSSKELRNYGFQHSTGNVPAAYLTGLLFGKKMLALGYNEGILDIGLHSNSRGSRVYAALKGVVDAGVDVPHSPEVFPDDSRIRGEVIRDYTGVDVVSQFEAAREKILG, from the coding sequence TTGGCTACAGGACCGCGATACAGGGTGCCCTTCAGGAGGCGGAGAGAGGGGAGGACCAACTATCATGTCAGATACAGGCTTATCCTCTCCAGAAAGCCCAGGGTTGTTGTCAGGAAGGGCAATGCAAACATCACGATACAGTTGATCATCGCTGAGCTCAAAGGGGACAGGACGCTGCTCACAGTCAGCTCGAAGGAGCTCAGGAACTACGGGTTCCAGCACAGCACAGGCAACGTGCCTGCAGCTTATCTTACAGGATTGCTGTTCGGCAAGAAGATGCTCGCACTGGGGTATAACGAGGGCATACTCGACATAGGTCTGCACTCGAACTCCAGAGGGAGCAGGGTGTATGCCGCCCTTAAAGGAGTTGTTGATGCTGGAGTGGACGTGCCCCACAGCCCGGAGGTCTTCCCGGACGATTCAAGAATCCGTGGAGAGGTCATAAGGGATTACACCGGAGTGGATGTGGTCTCACAGTTCGAGGCCGCGAGGGAGAAGATACTGGGGTGA